In Thalassoglobus sp. JC818, one DNA window encodes the following:
- a CDS encoding pyridoxal phosphate-dependent aminotransferase — protein MSERWIADRMHKIDASGIRKVFDLAANMQNPVNLSIGQPHFDTPQPIKDALKRAVDEGRNAYSQTQGIQPLLKLVQGRVDAEYKHEDRQAFITSGTSGALMLALSTLVNPGDEVIAFDPWFVMYKHLTTLAGGTIRQISTYPDFRIPIEQVKSAINDRTKVILFNSPSNPTGHVSDREEVRQLAELAQEHDIALISDEIYREFCYDTPFVSPAEFNKQTIVIDGFSKSHSMTGWRVGWCHGPRHVIQQMMKLQQFTFVCAPHPMQWAAVDAWNLDISSAVAEYKGKRDFMRDALSSDFEIHGGEGAFYLFAKSPWGTGTEFVKRAIENNLLIIPGNVFSSQDTHFRISYAATDDVLKRGVEILKRTALEGPAS, from the coding sequence ATGAGTGAACGATGGATCGCAGATCGCATGCACAAGATCGACGCATCCGGAATTCGGAAGGTGTTCGACCTCGCCGCCAACATGCAGAATCCGGTGAATCTCAGCATCGGCCAACCCCACTTCGATACTCCGCAACCGATCAAAGATGCTCTCAAACGTGCTGTCGACGAGGGGCGGAATGCTTACAGCCAGACGCAAGGAATTCAGCCGCTCTTGAAGTTGGTTCAAGGACGGGTTGACGCAGAATACAAGCACGAAGACCGTCAGGCATTCATCACCAGCGGGACCAGCGGAGCCCTCATGCTCGCGCTGTCGACCCTCGTCAATCCAGGTGATGAAGTGATCGCGTTCGATCCCTGGTTCGTGATGTACAAGCATCTCACCACGCTGGCGGGAGGCACGATTCGTCAGATCAGCACTTACCCCGACTTCCGGATTCCAATTGAGCAGGTCAAATCAGCAATCAACGATCGCACGAAAGTGATCTTGTTCAACAGCCCGTCCAATCCGACCGGGCACGTCAGCGATCGCGAGGAAGTTCGCCAACTGGCTGAACTCGCTCAAGAACATGACATCGCTTTGATCAGCGACGAAATCTACCGGGAATTCTGCTACGACACACCGTTTGTCAGCCCCGCAGAGTTCAACAAACAGACAATCGTTATTGATGGATTCAGCAAGTCCCACTCGATGACCGGTTGGCGAGTCGGATGGTGCCACGGCCCCCGGCATGTCATCCAGCAAATGATGAAGCTGCAGCAGTTCACGTTTGTTTGCGCTCCGCATCCTATGCAATGGGCTGCGGTCGATGCCTGGAACCTCGACATTTCATCAGCAGTCGCCGAATACAAAGGCAAACGCGATTTCATGCGAGACGCATTGTCGTCGGACTTCGAGATTCACGGCGGAGAAGGAGCGTTCTACTTGTTCGCCAAATCTCCCTGGGGAACCGGCACTGAGTTCGTGAAACGAGCCATCGAGAACAACCTGCTGATCATCCCCGGAAACGTATTCAGCAGTCAGGACACGCACTTCCGCATTTCTTACGCAGCGACTGACGACGTTCTGAAACGCGGCGTTGAGATCCTCAAGCGAACAGCTCTCGAAGGCCCTGCAAGCTAG
- a CDS encoding DUF1501 domain-containing protein: MQFEHDPLQFRTRRHFLGQASNGLGGIALASLLGSSSSLAADASDPLSPKTPPFAAKAKSVIYLHMAGSPPQHDLFDYKPKLVEMTGKECPAEVTKGERFAFIKGTPKLLGTPHKFSQHGESGAWLSDVLPNLAKSADDLCFVKSMHTDQFNHAPAQLLLYTGSPRQGRPSMGSWVTYGLGAENENLPGFVVLISGGTSPSAGKNAWGSGFLPSVYQGVQCRSKGDPVLYVSNPDGMDRNVRSLTIDSIGELNRLQAEQFGSPETLTRIAQYELAFRMQVSVPEVMDIAAEPKHIQEAYGAQPGEASFANNCLLARRLVEQGVRFVQLFDWGWDFHGNSVQNDIKLSLPDRCKPMDQAVAALIQDLKERGLLDETLIVWSGEFGRTPLNEERNGSKFLGRDHHPHCYTIFLAGAGIKPGTTYGATDELGYFVAENPVHVHDLQATILHQLGFDHTKLTYRFQGRDYRLTDVHGHVVDELLM; this comes from the coding sequence ATGCAGTTTGAACACGATCCACTCCAATTCCGAACACGTCGTCACTTTCTGGGGCAGGCGTCCAACGGTCTCGGTGGGATCGCACTGGCCAGCCTACTCGGGTCATCTTCTTCACTTGCGGCTGACGCCTCAGATCCGCTGAGCCCCAAAACTCCGCCGTTTGCTGCGAAAGCGAAAAGCGTCATTTATCTGCACATGGCAGGTTCCCCTCCACAGCATGACTTGTTCGACTACAAGCCGAAGCTTGTCGAAATGACTGGCAAGGAGTGTCCTGCAGAAGTCACCAAGGGCGAACGCTTCGCTTTCATCAAAGGGACACCAAAGCTTCTGGGGACACCACACAAATTCTCCCAACATGGCGAAAGTGGAGCCTGGCTTTCCGACGTGCTTCCCAATCTCGCGAAGAGTGCGGACGATCTGTGCTTCGTGAAGTCGATGCATACTGACCAGTTCAACCACGCGCCTGCCCAGCTACTTCTCTATACGGGTTCCCCTCGACAAGGGCGTCCCTCAATGGGCTCCTGGGTCACTTACGGACTCGGAGCAGAGAACGAAAATCTTCCCGGTTTCGTCGTCCTGATTTCTGGAGGAACATCTCCTTCAGCGGGAAAAAATGCCTGGGGAAGCGGATTTCTTCCGTCGGTTTACCAAGGCGTTCAGTGTCGTTCCAAAGGCGACCCCGTGCTGTACGTCAGCAATCCCGACGGAATGGATCGAAACGTGCGGTCGCTGACGATCGATTCGATCGGAGAACTCAATCGGCTTCAGGCCGAGCAATTTGGCAGCCCGGAAACGCTCACCAGAATCGCTCAGTATGAGCTCGCTTTTCGCATGCAGGTTTCTGTACCGGAGGTGATGGACATTGCTGCCGAGCCGAAGCACATTCAGGAAGCTTATGGAGCACAACCGGGAGAAGCGAGTTTTGCCAACAATTGTCTGCTGGCCCGGCGTCTCGTGGAGCAGGGAGTTCGCTTCGTCCAACTCTTTGACTGGGGATGGGATTTCCATGGGAATTCAGTCCAGAACGACATCAAGCTGTCGCTTCCCGACCGGTGCAAACCGATGGATCAAGCCGTCGCAGCCTTGATTCAGGACCTCAAGGAAAGAGGGCTGCTAGACGAAACTCTGATTGTCTGGAGTGGGGAATTCGGCAGAACACCGCTCAACGAAGAGCGCAACGGGTCGAAGTTTTTGGGAAGGGACCATCACCCGCATTGCTATACGATTTTTCTCGCAGGTGCAGGAATCAAACCCGGAACAACATATGGGGCCACGGACGAACTCGGATACTTCGTCGCCGAGAATCCTGTCCATGTGCATGACCTGCAAGCAACGATCCTGCACCAGCTGGGGTTTGATCACACCAAGCTGACGTACCGTTTTCAGGGGCGTGACTATCGCCTAACCGACGTTCACGGCCACGTTGTCGATGAGTTATTGATGTAA
- a CDS encoding DUF1571 domain-containing protein, translating to MQSAPSQQTFRSKNLLAISVACLAVAAAHIQSDPVAIGGSPNEGKRTSGPPVLNLPPSPSLPERIEEESDSASSDTAQQVVRKEDPSVLRGIWALKVTSAILKKGIESFETVPDYTASFYKQERMNGVLGDGQTIELKMKHEPFSVYMKWESGDSRGQQLIYVDGQNEDKLLVQPGGIKGRLTGVMKLDPTGTMAMSQSRHPVTKAGLIGLAHSILEYQEKDVERASGFVCELRDDQQFEERPCYLYICEYDSPEVNPLYRKSVIYVDKELSMPVCVKNFTWGKDVNPETIDEETLLEFYAYTDLQIQQKLGVADFDATNRSYRMRVR from the coding sequence ATGCAGTCAGCGCCATCACAACAGACTTTTCGAAGTAAGAACTTGCTCGCGATCAGCGTCGCCTGCCTGGCAGTAGCAGCGGCACACATTCAGTCTGATCCAGTGGCCATTGGTGGGAGTCCGAATGAAGGCAAACGGACAAGCGGTCCACCCGTGTTGAACCTTCCTCCGAGTCCTTCGTTGCCCGAACGAATCGAAGAGGAGAGCGACTCTGCGTCTTCGGACACAGCTCAGCAGGTCGTCCGAAAAGAAGACCCAAGCGTGTTGAGAGGCATTTGGGCTCTCAAGGTGACTTCTGCAATTCTGAAGAAGGGTATCGAGTCGTTCGAGACTGTTCCCGACTACACTGCCTCGTTCTACAAACAAGAGCGGATGAACGGCGTGCTGGGTGATGGTCAAACCATCGAACTCAAAATGAAGCACGAGCCATTCAGTGTCTACATGAAGTGGGAAAGTGGAGACTCTCGCGGCCAGCAGTTGATCTATGTCGATGGTCAGAACGAGGACAAGCTTCTCGTTCAACCGGGAGGAATTAAAGGCCGTCTGACTGGTGTGATGAAACTCGATCCGACCGGAACGATGGCGATGTCACAATCGCGTCACCCGGTCACAAAGGCGGGCCTCATCGGCCTGGCCCATTCGATCCTCGAATACCAGGAGAAAGATGTTGAACGAGCGAGTGGATTTGTCTGTGAGCTTCGAGACGATCAGCAATTCGAAGAACGTCCCTGCTACCTTTACATCTGTGAATATGATTCTCCGGAAGTGAACCCGCTCTACCGCAAGTCAGTCATCTACGTCGACAAAGAACTCTCGATGCCGGTTTGCGTCAAGAACTTCACTTGGGGGAAAGACGTGAACCCGGAGACAATCGACGAAGAAACGCTTCTCGAATTCTACGCTTACACCGATTTGCAGATTCAACAGAAGCTGGGAGTTGCGGATTTCGACGCGACCAACCGCTCATACCGCATGCGAGTTCGATAA
- a CDS encoding NTP transferase domain-containing protein → MAEVLAVILAAGKSKRMKSETPKVLHEVCERPMIEHVLDASREAGCQKIVVVVGHKADEVKAALSHHDDVSFALQAEQLGTGHAVMCCRDSLASHTGPVLVLTGDTPLLQGDSLKGLISELQNNSAACVVGTATTENNFGLGRIVRSNDGVFLRIVEEKDATDEERAITEINTGCFAFDGELLLQALDDITSDNAQGEYYLTDCAEILRTKGKTVLAACRMDIVEAMGVNTQEQLAEVERVMKTRSAT, encoded by the coding sequence ATGGCTGAAGTTCTGGCCGTCATCCTCGCTGCTGGTAAAAGCAAGCGAATGAAATCGGAAACTCCCAAAGTTCTTCATGAGGTTTGCGAACGCCCCATGATCGAACACGTTCTCGACGCCTCTCGCGAAGCAGGCTGTCAGAAAATCGTGGTTGTCGTTGGTCACAAAGCTGACGAAGTGAAAGCTGCTCTTTCGCACCATGACGATGTTTCCTTCGCGCTTCAGGCAGAGCAACTCGGTACAGGTCACGCGGTCATGTGCTGTCGCGACAGCTTGGCTTCGCACACCGGACCGGTTCTTGTTCTCACAGGAGACACTCCGTTGCTGCAGGGAGATTCGCTCAAAGGGCTGATCTCTGAACTCCAGAACAACTCGGCCGCTTGTGTTGTGGGAACAGCCACGACTGAAAACAACTTCGGCCTTGGACGAATTGTTCGCTCGAACGACGGAGTCTTCTTGCGAATCGTCGAAGAAAAAGACGCCACCGACGAAGAGCGGGCGATCACCGAAATCAACACCGGCTGCTTCGCCTTCGATGGAGAATTACTCCTGCAGGCACTGGATGACATCACTTCCGACAACGCACAGGGAGAGTACTACCTCACCGACTGTGCAGAGATCCTGCGAACCAAAGGCAAGACGGTTCTCGCAGCCTGTCGCATGGATATTGTCGAAGCGATGGGAGTCAACACGCAGGAACAGCTCGCGGAAGTTGAGCGAGTCATGAAAACCCGATCGGCGACTTAG